In one window of Pseudodesulfovibrio sediminis DNA:
- a CDS encoding heavy-metal-associated domain-containing protein gives MPVIKVKGMSCQHCVKSVTEAMEKLGAKDVSIDLLSGDVTYSEDTPIALDAIKEAVTKIGFEVVE, from the coding sequence ATGCCCGTCATCAAAGTCAAAGGCATGAGCTGCCAGCATTGTGTGAAGTCTGTCACCGAAGCCATGGAGAAGCTGGGCGCTAAAGACGTGTCCATCGACCTCCTTTCCGGAGATGTCACCTATTCAGAAGACACTCCCATCGCTCTTGACGCCATCAAAGAGGCTGTCACCAAAATCGGCTTCGAGGTTGTCGAGTAA